One candidate division WOR-3 bacterium genomic window, ATTGGACACCTTGCCGATGGTCGCAAAACACCCCAGGTCGAATTTCCTTATCTCACCGGACGGCAGCCGCACCACACCCCACTTTTCCTCTTTTGCCAAGAGCTGGGCCGAAGTCCCGGCCGACCGCACAAGAAACGACTTGCCGCCCGGGTAGAGCTGCAGATTGTGAATCTCCACTCCGGCCGGTATTTCGGAAAGCGGCATCGCATTACCTGGTCTCATCGGCAAGCCGGTGCCGGCTGCAACCTGGTCACCGACTGCCATACCGTCGGCATGTAGAATGTAGCGATACTCGCCGTCTGCGTATTTTACCAGCGCAATCCGGGCTGAACGATTCGGGTCGTACTCAACCGACACCACCTCGCCCCACACCCCGCGCTTGGTCCGCCGGAAATCAATCAGGCGATAGTGACGCTTCTCACCACCGCCTCGGCACTTTACTGTCAACCGCCCCTGATTATTCCGGCCGCCGGTCTTGTGCAAAGGTCTGACCAACGGCCAGTGCGGCTCAGTTCTGGTAATCTCCTCAAACGTGTAGCCGGTGCGGTGTCGCCTCGACGGTGTTGTCGGCCGATACGTCTTGATGCCCATACTAGCGCTCCAGTGCTTCGATGCGCTCGCCCTGTTTCACAGTCACGACCGCTTTCTTCCAGTTCGGCCGCCGTCCCACAAACATCCCCATCCGACGCTGCTTGCCGAGCATGTTCATCACCCTCACGTCCTCGACATGCACCTTGAACAACTGCTCAACCGCGCGCCGAATCTCAATCTTATTGGCCTTGGCTGCAACGCGGAATGTGTACTGATTCTGGTTAGCCTTGAGTCGCTCAGCCTTCTCAGTAACCACTGCGCCCAACACTATCGGCCCGGTCATGACGCCCTCTGTGCAACGGCCAGGAACCTCTCCAGCCCGGTCCGTGTGAATACTACTCTCTCGTGTCTTAGCACCGCATACGGATTCAAGAGCACCGACGGCATGACCGTTAGCCACGGGACGTTGCGGCTTGCCCGCGTAATCTTCTCAGACGCGGCGCCAACAAGAAGCAGAACCCTTTTGCTCCCTGCCTCGCGCTCAGATTCCGCGTCTGCCCGTCCTTCGGAGGAACCTGTCAGGACCTTCTCCTCGGCCGGCGGCTGCTCCTGCTTTGCTTGAGCCTTGGGGCTTGTGCCTTCCGGGCCCAGTCCCATCGCCTTCAGGATTCCTACAAGTTCCTTGGTCTTCGGTTGATTCAATTCAAAGTCCTCGACCACGACGATTCCTCCCTCGGCGTGCCGGGCCGACAGTGCCGAAACCAAGGCCGCACGACGTTTCTTCTTCGGAATGGCCTGCGAGTAGTCCCGCGGCTTCGGCCCCCAGGCAATCCCGCCACCGACGAATATCGGTGACCGACGTGACCCGTGCCGAGCTCGGCCAGTATGCTTCTGCCGATAAGGCTTCTTGCCGGTACCCGACACCTCGCCTCTGGTCTTAGTCGCGGCCGTACCCTGGCGCTGATTGGCAAGGAACGCCTTCACCGATTCCCAGACCAGACTCGAGTGGACCGGCTGACCAAACACCGCCTCCGGCAATTCCACCTTGCCTTTCACAGCACCATCAGCACCCAGGACGTCAATCATGACTTCTTCCTGACAATCACCACTCCACCCCTGGGACCAGGTATTGCGCCGGTAACGAACAAACGGCCCAGTCCAGATTCAACCTTCACGACCCTAAGGTTTTTCACCGTGACCTGCTCATTGCCGTAGTGTCCGGGCAGATGCCGGCCACGCAGCACGCGCCCTGGCGATGACCCGGCACCAACCGAGCCAGTACGGCGATGGGACATTGAACCGTGGCTTCTTGGTCCGCTTGACCAATTCCAACGCTCGACCCCACCAGCAAAACCGCGACCCCGTGTCCGGCCGACAACGTGCACTATCTCGCCGGGCTTGAACGCATCCACGGTCAGATGCTGGCCCGGCTTGAGTCCAGCGCAGGCACTTGCCTCTGCCTCGCCCAGACGGACTTCACGCAACAGCCTCACCGGCAAAACCCCGGCCCGCTTGAAAACGCCTGCCCTTGGCTTGGTTAGTCGCTTCTTGTTTGCCTTGCCGAACCCAAGCTGGAGCGCGTCATACCCGTCAGCGTCCTTAGTCCGGCGTCGGACCAGAACGCAATCAGTACCGACCTCAATTGCGGTGACTGGCACAGCCCGGCCTTGCTCATCAAAAAGCTGGCTCATCGCACCCTTGCGTCCCAGAAGCGCGCAGGTTGGGGCCGGGCCGCTCTCAGCTCGTTGCTCAACGTTCGACATCTGACTTCCTTAAGCGGACTTTATCTCCACCTCAACACCGGCCGGGACTTCGAGCTTCATCAAGGCATCAACCATCTCAGCGGTGGCATTCGAGATCTCAATCAGCCGCTTATGAACGCGCAGCTCAAACTGCTCGCGCGACCGCTTATCCACATGCGGTGACCGCAGAACGGTAAAAAGCGTACGCTTCGTGGGCAGCGGCACCGGCCCGGAGACCTGTGCGCCGGTCCGCTTTGCCACGTCAACGATGTCCCGGGCTGACTGGTCCAGGACCCGGTGGTCATAAGCCTTCAGCTTGATTCGTATCTTCTTCGATGCTCTTATCAAACTCATTTCAAGACAAAATAATACCTCTCGAACTCACACTCTCATAACAGTCCGTTTGTGCAGGGCGGCTTACAGTCTGCCCTCTGCGCCCTTCTGGCGCTAGCCGTGAAATATACCCAAAGAACTCTGCATGTCAACGGTTGAAGTTATCAGACCCGATTTTTCTTTCCCGGCTCTTTGGGCCCACTGGCCACGTTTCTAGGGCTGCTCGTATTTCACGAGCTCGGCCACCCGGTACTGCTCGTGCCTTACGCCATCCTTCTCCCAGACCGACCTGATCTCCCACTT contains:
- the rplB gene encoding 50S ribosomal protein L2, with the translated sequence MGIKTYRPTTPSRRHRTGYTFEEITRTEPHWPLVRPLHKTGGRNNQGRLTVKCRGGGEKRHYRLIDFRRTKRGVWGEVVSVEYDPNRSARIALVKYADGEYRYILHADGMAVGDQVAAGTGLPMRPGNAMPLSEIPAGVEIHNLQLYPGGKSFLVRSAGTSAQLLAKEEKWGVVRLPSGEIRKFDLGCFATIGKVSNAEHKDISIGSAGRARHMGRRPRVRAVAMNPIDHPMGGGEGKSSGGRHPCSESGFPAKGAKTRNRRKKSSRLILQRRKR
- a CDS encoding 50S ribosomal protein L23, whose amino-acid sequence is MTGPIVLGAVVTEKAERLKANQNQYTFRVAAKANKIEIRRAVEQLFKVHVEDVRVMNMLGKQRRMGMFVGRRPNWKKAVVTVKQGERIEALER
- the rplD gene encoding 50S ribosomal protein L4 gives rise to the protein MIDVLGADGAVKGKVELPEAVFGQPVHSSLVWESVKAFLANQRQGTAATKTRGEVSGTGKKPYRQKHTGRARHGSRRSPIFVGGGIAWGPKPRDYSQAIPKKKRRAALVSALSARHAEGGIVVVEDFELNQPKTKELVGILKAMGLGPEGTSPKAQAKQEQPPAEEKVLTGSSEGRADAESEREAGSKRVLLLVGAASEKITRASRNVPWLTVMPSVLLNPYAVLRHERVVFTRTGLERFLAVAQRAS
- the rplC gene encoding 50S ribosomal protein L3, translated to MSNVEQRAESGPAPTCALLGRKGAMSQLFDEQGRAVPVTAIEVGTDCVLVRRRTKDADGYDALQLGFGKANKKRLTKPRAGVFKRAGVLPVRLLREVRLGEAEASACAGLKPGQHLTVDAFKPGEIVHVVGRTRGRGFAGGVERWNWSSGPRSHGSMSHRRTGSVGAGSSPGRVLRGRHLPGHYGNEQVTVKNLRVVKVESGLGRLFVTGAIPGPRGGVVIVRKKS
- the rpsJ gene encoding 30S ribosomal protein S10; the protein is MRASKKIRIKLKAYDHRVLDQSARDIVDVAKRTGAQVSGPVPLPTKRTLFTVLRSPHVDKRSREQFELRVHKRLIEISNATAEMVDALMKLEVPAGVEVEIKSA